A section of the Flavobacterium sp. CG_23.5 genome encodes:
- a CDS encoding ArsR/SmtB family transcription factor: protein MGITKTQHFTEEQNELAILAKALGHPARIAIIEHLIKVDSCICGDIVNELPLAQPTVSQHLKELKNAGLIKGNFEGASICYCLNEEGFEKIKGFFTLINTYLENKKNQCC from the coding sequence ATGGGAATTACTAAAACACAACATTTTACGGAGGAGCAAAACGAATTGGCTATTCTTGCCAAAGCATTGGGTCATCCGGCTCGTATTGCCATAATAGAACATCTTATAAAAGTTGATAGTTGCATCTGCGGAGATATTGTAAACGAATTGCCTTTGGCACAACCTACGGTTTCGCAACATCTGAAAGAATTAAAGAATGCTGGGCTCATTAAAGGAAATTTCGAAGGCGCATCGATTTGCTATTGCCTTAACGAAGAAGGGTTTGAGAAAATAAAAGGCTTTTTTACCCTGATCAATACCTATTTAGAAAACAAGAAAAACCAATGTTGTTAA
- a CDS encoding DNA polymerase ligase N-terminal domain-containing protein — translation MSLDKYKKKRDFNATNEPEGEIGKSETELIFVVQQHAASHLHYDFRLEMGGVLKSWAIPKGPSMNPADKRLAIMVEDHPYSYKDFEGIIPEGNYGAGSVIVWDNGTYSLVEEQKNNDEIENILETDLQKGHLSFILKGKKLKGEFALVKLKIKQKNAWLLIKKSDDFALNTNILEENKSVVSNLTLEDLKI, via the coding sequence ATGTCCTTGGATAAATATAAGAAAAAGCGCGATTTTAATGCGACCAATGAACCCGAAGGTGAAATTGGAAAGTCTGAAACCGAATTGATTTTTGTAGTGCAACAACATGCAGCATCGCATTTGCACTATGATTTTCGGTTGGAAATGGGTGGTGTATTAAAAAGTTGGGCAATACCTAAAGGTCCATCAATGAATCCAGCCGACAAAAGACTTGCGATTATGGTCGAAGATCATCCGTACAGTTACAAAGACTTTGAAGGGATAATTCCCGAAGGAAATTACGGTGCAGGTTCCGTTATTGTTTGGGATAATGGTACCTATTCTTTAGTGGAGGAACAAAAAAATAACGATGAAATTGAAAATATTTTAGAAACAGATTTGCAAAAAGGACACCTTAGTTTTATTCTTAAAGGGAAGAAATTAAAAGGAGAATTTGCATTAGTGAAATTAAAAATCAAACAAAAAAATGCTTGGCTTTTGATAAAGAAAAGTGATGATTTTGCTCTAAATACCAATATTTTAGAGGAAAATAAATCGGTTGTTTCTAATTTGACTTTGGAAGATTTAAAGATATAA
- a CDS encoding DUF6428 family protein, translating to MKLSEIKKQLSTLENVVFVLPNGTYVPEHFHVTEVGLITKNFIDCGGKVRNENVVNFQLWDANDFDHRLKPKKLLDIIELSEKILGIEDNEVEVEFQRETIGKYDLGFNGTAFTLLNKQTACLAEDQCGIPAEKQKVKLSEISNQTNSCTPGGGCC from the coding sequence ATGAAACTATCAGAAATTAAAAAACAGTTGAGCACGTTAGAAAACGTTGTATTTGTATTGCCAAACGGAACTTATGTTCCAGAACATTTTCACGTAACTGAAGTGGGTTTAATCACTAAAAACTTTATTGATTGTGGTGGAAAAGTCCGTAATGAGAACGTTGTGAATTTCCAATTGTGGGATGCCAATGATTTTGATCACCGTCTTAAACCAAAAAAATTATTGGATATAATTGAATTATCTGAAAAAATACTGGGCATTGAAGATAATGAAGTAGAAGTGGAATTTCAGAGAGAAACGATTGGTAAATACGATTTGGGTTTTAACGGTACAGCATTTACCTTATTAAACAAACAAACCGCTTGTTTAGCTGAAGACCAATGTGGCATTCCAGCAGAAAAACAGAAAGTGAAATTGTCTGAGATTTCAAACCAAACCAATAGCTGCACTCCTGGTGGCGGCTGTTGCTAA
- a CDS encoding zinc-dependent alcohol dehydrogenase family protein, with amino-acid sequence MEQTKTMKALVYGGPGKIELKDVPLPKIEKTTDVLVKILKTTICGTDLGILHGKTPSVKPGTTLGHEGVGVIEEIGTSVRNFKKGDHVIISCITSDGSCEYCKKQMYAHCEDGGWILGHLINGTQAEYVRIPHADNSLYLIPDGSDEEALVMLSDILPTGHEIGVINGGVKPGDTIAIVGAGPIGMSALLTAQFYSPAKIYMIDIDENRLEMAKKFGATHTINSTKEDVAKRIKSETKDGVDVAIEAVGAPATFDICQKIVRPGGHIANIGVHGKPVELQIQDLWIQNITITMGLVNTNTTPMLLKTVSSGKLEPSKLITHHFKLKEVLKAYEVFGNAGKEKAMKVIIEP; translated from the coding sequence ATGGAACAAACTAAAACAATGAAAGCTCTTGTATATGGCGGACCAGGTAAAATTGAATTAAAAGATGTCCCGTTACCTAAAATTGAAAAAACCACTGATGTACTGGTAAAAATACTTAAAACCACTATTTGCGGCACAGACTTAGGCATTTTACACGGAAAAACCCCATCCGTGAAACCTGGAACGACTTTGGGACACGAAGGAGTTGGCGTAATTGAAGAAATTGGAACTTCTGTTAGAAATTTTAAAAAAGGAGACCATGTAATTATCTCCTGCATCACATCAGATGGTAGTTGCGAATATTGCAAAAAACAAATGTATGCGCATTGTGAAGACGGCGGTTGGATTTTAGGACATCTTATTAATGGTACTCAAGCAGAATACGTGCGAATTCCACATGCCGATAACAGTCTCTATCTTATCCCTGATGGATCTGATGAAGAAGCTCTAGTAATGTTAAGCGACATTTTACCTACGGGACACGAAATTGGCGTGATTAATGGCGGTGTAAAACCCGGAGACACCATTGCGATTGTAGGCGCTGGACCTATAGGAATGTCAGCCTTGCTTACGGCGCAGTTCTATTCTCCTGCTAAAATATATATGATTGATATTGATGAAAATCGGTTGGAAATGGCGAAAAAATTTGGAGCGACCCATACTATTAATTCCACCAAAGAAGATGTTGCAAAAAGAATTAAATCGGAAACCAAGGATGGTGTAGATGTGGCTATCGAAGCAGTTGGAGCGCCAGCTACGTTTGATATATGCCAGAAAATTGTTCGTCCCGGTGGACACATTGCCAATATTGGAGTACATGGAAAACCGGTAGAATTGCAAATTCAGGATTTATGGATTCAAAACATCACTATAACAATGGGGTTGGTAAATACGAATACTACTCCAATGCTTTTGAAAACGGTTTCCTCTGGAAAATTAGAACCTTCTAAACTGATAACTCATCATTTTAAATTAAAAGAAGTCCTTAAAGCCTATGAAGTTTTTGGCAATGCAGGGAAAGAAAAAGCGATGAAGGTAATTATTGAACCCTAA
- a CDS encoding low molecular weight phosphatase family protein, with translation MTLTKTILFPEIEKAILTLDLKSITAERKIILQPLVDFIQNKVSNQQEVRLNFICTHNSRRSHLSQIWAQTAAAYFNIKNVFCYSGGTEATALFPMVAKALEQSGFKIKAISEGNNPIYTIKYGENEHPIIGFSKTYDDNFNAQSEFAAILTCSQADGGCPFIAGAEKRIPITFEDPKAFDNKPQQAQKYQERSLQIATEMFFVFSQIKSQ, from the coding sequence ATGACTTTAACCAAAACCATTCTATTCCCGGAAATTGAAAAAGCAATCCTTACTTTAGATTTAAAAAGCATAACAGCAGAACGTAAAATTATTTTGCAACCGCTTGTTGATTTTATCCAAAACAAAGTTTCCAACCAACAAGAAGTTAGGCTGAACTTCATTTGTACCCACAATTCAAGAAGAAGTCATTTGTCACAAATTTGGGCGCAAACAGCAGCAGCTTATTTCAATATAAAAAATGTTTTTTGTTATTCGGGTGGCACTGAAGCGACAGCATTATTCCCTATGGTTGCAAAAGCATTGGAGCAATCCGGATTTAAAATTAAAGCTATTTCTGAAGGAAATAACCCAATTTATACAATAAAATATGGGGAGAATGAACATCCAATTATCGGTTTTTCTAAAACGTATGATGATAATTTTAATGCTCAAAGTGAATTTGCGGCTATACTGACTTGCTCACAAGCGGATGGCGGTTGTCCTTTTATTGCAGGAGCCGAAAAGCGGATTCCAATCACTTTTGAAGATCCAAAAGCATTTGATAATAAACCACAACAAGCCCAAAAATATCAGGAACGCAGTTTGCAAATTGCAACCGAAATGTTTTTTGTATTCTCTCAAATAAAATCTCAATAA
- a CDS encoding RMD1 family protein produces MEIRIEAVQVAESFNMKKFRTEFGVEIYSGSTSEVFYAMEDTGRFLYVFDYGVVVFANYDVHAKSELIRFIKNYATTLVDLDLFEEYRIETDEKLQKVTVKNNYVTVPQIDSSILRIVMLNIGQSVALEYYEVLTDELISSSKHFILQLEQHGKISISKTNLLKYIGKVLNVKNSIVDNLYILDDPNLVWDNEELDLLNRNLKANFDINTRFKDLDYRLQIVENNLTLFTDVLNVRESSRLEWIVIILIALEIMIALFFH; encoded by the coding sequence ATGGAAATTCGAATCGAAGCTGTTCAGGTTGCAGAGTCCTTCAATATGAAAAAATTTCGTACGGAATTTGGTGTGGAAATATATTCGGGTTCCACTTCAGAAGTTTTTTACGCCATGGAAGACACAGGGCGCTTTTTATACGTTTTTGACTATGGCGTAGTAGTATTCGCTAATTATGATGTGCATGCCAAAAGTGAATTGATCCGTTTTATAAAAAATTACGCCACAACCCTTGTGGATTTGGATTTGTTCGAGGAATACCGAATTGAGACGGACGAAAAATTGCAAAAGGTCACCGTAAAAAATAATTACGTCACGGTTCCTCAAATAGATTCTTCTATTTTACGCATTGTAATGCTCAATATTGGGCAATCCGTGGCGCTCGAATATTATGAAGTACTGACGGACGAACTTATTTCATCCTCAAAACATTTTATTCTGCAATTGGAACAACACGGCAAAATCAGTATTTCAAAAACCAATTTACTAAAATACATTGGCAAAGTTTTGAATGTAAAAAACAGTATTGTCGACAATTTATACATCTTGGATGATCCGAACTTAGTTTGGGACAATGAAGAACTTGATTTACTAAACCGAAACCTCAAAGCCAATTTTGATATCAATACCCGTTTCAAAGACCTTGATTACCGCTTGCAAATTGTAGAAAATAATCTGACTCTTTTTACTGATGTTTTGAACGTAAGGGAAAGCTCCCGACTGGAATGGATTGTTATTATTTTAATCGCTTTAGAAATAATGATTGCTTTATTTTTTCATTGA